One region of Corvus hawaiiensis isolate bCorHaw1 chromosome 12, bCorHaw1.pri.cur, whole genome shotgun sequence genomic DNA includes:
- the SLC9A5 gene encoding sodium/hydrogen exchanger 5 isoform X3, with translation MQPPAASPGPAAPAGAELLRWQWREVQAPCLVAAWILVASLAKIVFHLSRKVTSIVPESCLLILLGLGLGGIVLAVAKKAEYQLEPNMFFLFLLPPIVLDSGYFMPSRLFFDNIGAILTYAVVGTLWNSFATGTALWGLHRAGLMDPGVEAGLMDFLLFGSLISAVDPVAVLAVFEEVHVNETLFIIVFGESLLNDAVTVVLYKVFNSFVELGPAHIHATDYVKGVASFFLVSLGGTAVGLLFAFLLALITRFTKRVRIIEPLFVFLLAYVAYLAAEMVSLSAILAVTFCGICCKKYVEANISQKSRTTVKYTMKTLASSSETIIFMFLGISAVDTSKWTWDTALVLGTLFFILLFRAVGQSVPLCVVLQTYVLNRFRLIPLDKIDQVVMSYGGLRGAVAFALVILLDREKGLTIKPLVTWLKVKRSDHHKPTLNEELHEHAFDHILAAVEDIVGHHGYHYWRDKWEQFDKKYLSQLLMRKSAYRLRDEIWDVYYKLNIRDAISFVDQGGHVHSAAKLALPSMPSRTSMSESSVTNLLRESGSGACLDLQVIDTVRSRRDKEDAAMHHVLRGSLYKPRRRYKASYSRHFISPDKQERQDKEIFRQNMKRRLETFKSTKHNVCSSKSKARLKEKGRKKKNISLTKEAPNGKTHRNVPWQDAAPVLVMVSSEEEESDSSETEKEDDEGIVFVARATDEVLQGKTTPGSLDVCPSPCIIPPSPTLAEKELPWKGDQADLAVYVSSETTKIVPVDMQKAWNQSISSLESIASPPGIESGPQHRRLACPVLEEQPQSASPAIPEQSSCFQFPSHVSKSGRSQSDSSPDGPEQQELQPLMAKEEQGRMPPTAEPRWLMFNRASHL, from the exons atGCAGCCCCCGGCGgcctcccccggccccgccgccccggcggGAGCCGAGCTGCTGCGGTGGCAGTGGCGGGAGGTGCAGGCGCCCTGCCTGGTGGCCGCTTGGATCCTGGTAGCCAGCCTGGCCAAGATCG tTTTCCACCTGTCAAGGAAGGTGACATCCATTGTCCCGGAGAGCTGCCTCCTcatcctgctggggctgggcctGGGGGGCATCGTGTTGGCCGTGGCGAAGAAAGCTGAGTACCAACTGGAGCCCAACatgttcttcctcttccttctgccccCCATCGTCCTGGACTCGGGGTACTTCATGCCCAGCCGGCTGTTCTTTGACAACATCGGTGCCATCCTCACCTACGCTGTGGTGGGCACACTCTGGAACTCCTTCGCCACCGGCACCGCGCTCTGGGGGCTGCACCGGGCCGGGCTCATGG ATCCAGGTGTTGAAGCTGGGCTGATGGATTTCCTGCTCTTTGGCAGCCTGATTTCAGCTGTGGACCCTGTGGCAGTCCTGGCTGTCTTCGAAGAGGTCCATGTTAATGAGACCCTCTTCATCATTGTGTTTGGCGAGTCTCTCCTGAATGATGCTGTCACCGTG GTGCTGTACAAGGTCTTCAACTCTTTTGTGGAGCTGGGCCCAGCACACATCCACGCCACAGACTACGTGAAGGGGGTAG ccTCCTTCTTCCTGGTGAGCCTGGGGGGCACAGCCGTGGGGCTGCTCTTCGCCTTCCTGCTGGCCCTGATCACGCGGTTCACCAAGCGCGTGCGCATCATTGAGCCACTCTTTGTCTTCCTCCTGGCCTACGTCGCATACCTTGCTGCCGAGATGGTCTCGCTCTCTGCCATCCTGGC aGTCACCTTCTGTGGGATCTGCTGCAAGAAGTACGTGGAAGCCAACATCTCCCAGAAATCCCGCACCACTGTCAAGTACACCATGAAGACACTGGCCAGCAGCTCAGAGACCATCATCTTCATGTTTCTGGGCATCTCAGCTGTGGACACCTCCAAGTGGACATGGGACACGGCACTGGTGCTGGGCACCCTGTTCTTTAtcctgctcttcagagctgTGGGTCAGTCTGTCCCGCTGT GTGTTGTCCTCCAGACCTACGTGCTCAACCGCTTCCGTCTGATCCCCCTGGACAAGATCGACCAGGTGGTCATGTCATATGGTGGGCTCCGTGGGGCCGTGGCCTTCGCCCTGGTCATCCTGCTGGACAGGGAAAAG GGCCTCACCATCAAACCCCTGGTGACCTGGCTGAAGGTGAAGCGCAGTGACCACCACAAACCCACGCTGAACGAGGAGCTGCATGAGCAC GCCTTTGACCACATCCTGGCAGCGGTGGAGGACATCGTAGGGCACCATGGCTACCACTACTGGCGGGACAA GTGGGAGCAGTTTGACAAGAAATATCTGAGCCAGCTCCTGATGCGGAAATCTGCCTACAGGCTGCGGGATGAGATCTGGGATGTTTACTACAAGCTGAACATCCGTGATGCTATCAGCTTTGTCGATCAG GGTGGCCACGTGCACTCGGCTGCCAAGCTGGCACTGCCTTCCATGCCCAGCCGCACATCCATGTCAGAGTCGTCAGTCACAAACCTCCT GAGGGAGAGTGGGAGTGGCGCGTGCCTGGACCTGCAGGTGATCGACACGGTGCGGAGCCGCCGGGACAAGGAGGACGCTGCCATGCACCACGTGCTGCGAGGGAGCCTCTACAAGCCCCGCCGGAGG TACAAGGCCAGCTACAGCCGTCACTTCATCTCTCCAGATAAACAAGAGCGCCAAGATAAAGAAATCTTCCGGCAGAACATGAAGAGGCGTCTGGAGACCTTCAAGTCCACAAAGCACAATGTCTGCTCCTCCAAgagcaaggccaggctgaaggaaaaaggcaggaaaaag aagaacaTCTCTCTGACCAAAGAGGCACCCAATGGGAAGACACACAGAAATGTCCCCTGGCAGGATGCAG ctcctgtcctgGTGATGGTCAgctcagaggaggaggagagcgaTAGCTCAGAGACAGAGAAGGAGGATGATGAGGGGATTGTGTTCGTCGCTCGAGCCACTGATGAGGTCCTGCAGGGAAAGACAACTCCTG gcagcctggatgtctgccccagcccctgcatCATCCCTCCATCACCAACCTTGGCAGAGAAGGAGCTGCCATGGAAAGGAGACCAGGCTGATCTGGCTGTTTATGTCTCCTCGGAGACCACCAAAATAGTGCCAGTGGATATGCAGAAGGCGTGGAACCAAAGCATCTCCTCCCTGGAGAGCATCGCTTCCCCCCCAGGCATCGAGAGTGGACCTCAGCACAGGAGACTCGCATGCCCTGTGCTGGAGGAGCAACCCCAGTCTGCAAGCCCGGCGattccagagcagagctcttGCTTCCAGTTCCCCAGCCATGTCTCCAAGAGCGGCCGGTCACAGAGTGACAGCAGCCCGGATGgtcctgagcagcaggagctgcagcctttgATGGCCaaagaggagcagggcaggatgcCACccactgcagagcccaggtggcTGATGTTCAACAGAGCAAGCCACCTCTGA
- the SLC9A5 gene encoding sodium/hydrogen exchanger 5 isoform X2: MQPPAASPGPAAPAGAELLRWQWREVQAPCLVAAWILVASLAKIVFHLSRKVTSIVPESCLLILLGLGLGGIVLAVAKKAEYQLEPNMFFLFLLPPIVLDSGYFMPSRLFFDNIGAILTYAVVGTLWNSFATGTALWGLHRAGLMDPGVEAGLMDFLLFGSLISAVDPVAVLAVFEEVHVNETLFIIVFGESLLNDAVTVVLYKVFNSFVELGPAHIHATDYVKGVASFFLVSLGGTAVGLLFAFLLALITRFTKRVRIIEPLFVFLLAYVAYLAAEMVSLSAILAVTFCGICCKKYVEANISQKSRTTVKYTMKTLASSSETIIFMFLGISAVDTSKWTWDTALVLGTLFFILLFRAVGVVLQTYVLNRFRLIPLDKIDQVVMSYGGLRGAVAFALVILLDREKVKAKDYFVATTIVVVFFTVIVQGLTIKPLVTWLKVKRSDHHKPTLNEELHEHAFDHILAAVEDIVGHHGYHYWRDKWEQFDKKYLSQLLMRKSAYRLRDEIWDVYYKLNIRDAISFVDQGGHVHSAAKLALPSMPSRTSMSESSVTNLLRESGSGACLDLQVIDTVRSRRDKEDAAMHHVLRGSLYKPRRRYKASYSRHFISPDKQERQDKEIFRQNMKRRLETFKSTKHNVCSSKSKARLKEKGRKKKNISLTKEAPNGKTHRNVPWQDAAPVLVMVSSEEEESDSSETEKEDDEGIVFVARATDEVLQGKTTPGSLDVCPSPCIIPPSPTLAEKELPWKGDQADLAVYVSSETTKIVPVDMQKAWNQSISSLESIASPPGIESGPQHRRLACPVLEEQPQSASPAIPEQSSCFQFPSHVSKSGRSQSDSSPDGPEQQELQPLMAKEEQGRMPPTAEPRWLMFNRASHL, from the exons atGCAGCCCCCGGCGgcctcccccggccccgccgccccggcggGAGCCGAGCTGCTGCGGTGGCAGTGGCGGGAGGTGCAGGCGCCCTGCCTGGTGGCCGCTTGGATCCTGGTAGCCAGCCTGGCCAAGATCG tTTTCCACCTGTCAAGGAAGGTGACATCCATTGTCCCGGAGAGCTGCCTCCTcatcctgctggggctgggcctGGGGGGCATCGTGTTGGCCGTGGCGAAGAAAGCTGAGTACCAACTGGAGCCCAACatgttcttcctcttccttctgccccCCATCGTCCTGGACTCGGGGTACTTCATGCCCAGCCGGCTGTTCTTTGACAACATCGGTGCCATCCTCACCTACGCTGTGGTGGGCACACTCTGGAACTCCTTCGCCACCGGCACCGCGCTCTGGGGGCTGCACCGGGCCGGGCTCATGG ATCCAGGTGTTGAAGCTGGGCTGATGGATTTCCTGCTCTTTGGCAGCCTGATTTCAGCTGTGGACCCTGTGGCAGTCCTGGCTGTCTTCGAAGAGGTCCATGTTAATGAGACCCTCTTCATCATTGTGTTTGGCGAGTCTCTCCTGAATGATGCTGTCACCGTG GTGCTGTACAAGGTCTTCAACTCTTTTGTGGAGCTGGGCCCAGCACACATCCACGCCACAGACTACGTGAAGGGGGTAG ccTCCTTCTTCCTGGTGAGCCTGGGGGGCACAGCCGTGGGGCTGCTCTTCGCCTTCCTGCTGGCCCTGATCACGCGGTTCACCAAGCGCGTGCGCATCATTGAGCCACTCTTTGTCTTCCTCCTGGCCTACGTCGCATACCTTGCTGCCGAGATGGTCTCGCTCTCTGCCATCCTGGC aGTCACCTTCTGTGGGATCTGCTGCAAGAAGTACGTGGAAGCCAACATCTCCCAGAAATCCCGCACCACTGTCAAGTACACCATGAAGACACTGGCCAGCAGCTCAGAGACCATCATCTTCATGTTTCTGGGCATCTCAGCTGTGGACACCTCCAAGTGGACATGGGACACGGCACTGGTGCTGGGCACCCTGTTCTTTAtcctgctcttcagagctgTGG GTGTTGTCCTCCAGACCTACGTGCTCAACCGCTTCCGTCTGATCCCCCTGGACAAGATCGACCAGGTGGTCATGTCATATGGTGGGCTCCGTGGGGCCGTGGCCTTCGCCCTGGTCATCCTGCTGGACAGGGAAAAGGTGAAAGCCAAGGACTACTTTGTGGCAACGACCATCGTGGTGGTGTTCTTCACTGTCATTGTGCAG GGCCTCACCATCAAACCCCTGGTGACCTGGCTGAAGGTGAAGCGCAGTGACCACCACAAACCCACGCTGAACGAGGAGCTGCATGAGCAC GCCTTTGACCACATCCTGGCAGCGGTGGAGGACATCGTAGGGCACCATGGCTACCACTACTGGCGGGACAA GTGGGAGCAGTTTGACAAGAAATATCTGAGCCAGCTCCTGATGCGGAAATCTGCCTACAGGCTGCGGGATGAGATCTGGGATGTTTACTACAAGCTGAACATCCGTGATGCTATCAGCTTTGTCGATCAG GGTGGCCACGTGCACTCGGCTGCCAAGCTGGCACTGCCTTCCATGCCCAGCCGCACATCCATGTCAGAGTCGTCAGTCACAAACCTCCT GAGGGAGAGTGGGAGTGGCGCGTGCCTGGACCTGCAGGTGATCGACACGGTGCGGAGCCGCCGGGACAAGGAGGACGCTGCCATGCACCACGTGCTGCGAGGGAGCCTCTACAAGCCCCGCCGGAGG TACAAGGCCAGCTACAGCCGTCACTTCATCTCTCCAGATAAACAAGAGCGCCAAGATAAAGAAATCTTCCGGCAGAACATGAAGAGGCGTCTGGAGACCTTCAAGTCCACAAAGCACAATGTCTGCTCCTCCAAgagcaaggccaggctgaaggaaaaaggcaggaaaaag aagaacaTCTCTCTGACCAAAGAGGCACCCAATGGGAAGACACACAGAAATGTCCCCTGGCAGGATGCAG ctcctgtcctgGTGATGGTCAgctcagaggaggaggagagcgaTAGCTCAGAGACAGAGAAGGAGGATGATGAGGGGATTGTGTTCGTCGCTCGAGCCACTGATGAGGTCCTGCAGGGAAAGACAACTCCTG gcagcctggatgtctgccccagcccctgcatCATCCCTCCATCACCAACCTTGGCAGAGAAGGAGCTGCCATGGAAAGGAGACCAGGCTGATCTGGCTGTTTATGTCTCCTCGGAGACCACCAAAATAGTGCCAGTGGATATGCAGAAGGCGTGGAACCAAAGCATCTCCTCCCTGGAGAGCATCGCTTCCCCCCCAGGCATCGAGAGTGGACCTCAGCACAGGAGACTCGCATGCCCTGTGCTGGAGGAGCAACCCCAGTCTGCAAGCCCGGCGattccagagcagagctcttGCTTCCAGTTCCCCAGCCATGTCTCCAAGAGCGGCCGGTCACAGAGTGACAGCAGCCCGGATGgtcctgagcagcaggagctgcagcctttgATGGCCaaagaggagcagggcaggatgcCACccactgcagagcccaggtggcTGATGTTCAACAGAGCAAGCCACCTCTGA
- the SLC9A5 gene encoding sodium/hydrogen exchanger 5 isoform X1 — MQPPAASPGPAAPAGAELLRWQWREVQAPCLVAAWILVASLAKIVFHLSRKVTSIVPESCLLILLGLGLGGIVLAVAKKAEYQLEPNMFFLFLLPPIVLDSGYFMPSRLFFDNIGAILTYAVVGTLWNSFATGTALWGLHRAGLMDPGVEAGLMDFLLFGSLISAVDPVAVLAVFEEVHVNETLFIIVFGESLLNDAVTVVLYKVFNSFVELGPAHIHATDYVKGVASFFLVSLGGTAVGLLFAFLLALITRFTKRVRIIEPLFVFLLAYVAYLAAEMVSLSAILAVTFCGICCKKYVEANISQKSRTTVKYTMKTLASSSETIIFMFLGISAVDTSKWTWDTALVLGTLFFILLFRAVGQSVPLCVVLQTYVLNRFRLIPLDKIDQVVMSYGGLRGAVAFALVILLDREKVKAKDYFVATTIVVVFFTVIVQGLTIKPLVTWLKVKRSDHHKPTLNEELHEHAFDHILAAVEDIVGHHGYHYWRDKWEQFDKKYLSQLLMRKSAYRLRDEIWDVYYKLNIRDAISFVDQGGHVHSAAKLALPSMPSRTSMSESSVTNLLRESGSGACLDLQVIDTVRSRRDKEDAAMHHVLRGSLYKPRRRYKASYSRHFISPDKQERQDKEIFRQNMKRRLETFKSTKHNVCSSKSKARLKEKGRKKKNISLTKEAPNGKTHRNVPWQDAAPVLVMVSSEEEESDSSETEKEDDEGIVFVARATDEVLQGKTTPGSLDVCPSPCIIPPSPTLAEKELPWKGDQADLAVYVSSETTKIVPVDMQKAWNQSISSLESIASPPGIESGPQHRRLACPVLEEQPQSASPAIPEQSSCFQFPSHVSKSGRSQSDSSPDGPEQQELQPLMAKEEQGRMPPTAEPRWLMFNRASHL; from the exons atGCAGCCCCCGGCGgcctcccccggccccgccgccccggcggGAGCCGAGCTGCTGCGGTGGCAGTGGCGGGAGGTGCAGGCGCCCTGCCTGGTGGCCGCTTGGATCCTGGTAGCCAGCCTGGCCAAGATCG tTTTCCACCTGTCAAGGAAGGTGACATCCATTGTCCCGGAGAGCTGCCTCCTcatcctgctggggctgggcctGGGGGGCATCGTGTTGGCCGTGGCGAAGAAAGCTGAGTACCAACTGGAGCCCAACatgttcttcctcttccttctgccccCCATCGTCCTGGACTCGGGGTACTTCATGCCCAGCCGGCTGTTCTTTGACAACATCGGTGCCATCCTCACCTACGCTGTGGTGGGCACACTCTGGAACTCCTTCGCCACCGGCACCGCGCTCTGGGGGCTGCACCGGGCCGGGCTCATGG ATCCAGGTGTTGAAGCTGGGCTGATGGATTTCCTGCTCTTTGGCAGCCTGATTTCAGCTGTGGACCCTGTGGCAGTCCTGGCTGTCTTCGAAGAGGTCCATGTTAATGAGACCCTCTTCATCATTGTGTTTGGCGAGTCTCTCCTGAATGATGCTGTCACCGTG GTGCTGTACAAGGTCTTCAACTCTTTTGTGGAGCTGGGCCCAGCACACATCCACGCCACAGACTACGTGAAGGGGGTAG ccTCCTTCTTCCTGGTGAGCCTGGGGGGCACAGCCGTGGGGCTGCTCTTCGCCTTCCTGCTGGCCCTGATCACGCGGTTCACCAAGCGCGTGCGCATCATTGAGCCACTCTTTGTCTTCCTCCTGGCCTACGTCGCATACCTTGCTGCCGAGATGGTCTCGCTCTCTGCCATCCTGGC aGTCACCTTCTGTGGGATCTGCTGCAAGAAGTACGTGGAAGCCAACATCTCCCAGAAATCCCGCACCACTGTCAAGTACACCATGAAGACACTGGCCAGCAGCTCAGAGACCATCATCTTCATGTTTCTGGGCATCTCAGCTGTGGACACCTCCAAGTGGACATGGGACACGGCACTGGTGCTGGGCACCCTGTTCTTTAtcctgctcttcagagctgTGGGTCAGTCTGTCCCGCTGT GTGTTGTCCTCCAGACCTACGTGCTCAACCGCTTCCGTCTGATCCCCCTGGACAAGATCGACCAGGTGGTCATGTCATATGGTGGGCTCCGTGGGGCCGTGGCCTTCGCCCTGGTCATCCTGCTGGACAGGGAAAAGGTGAAAGCCAAGGACTACTTTGTGGCAACGACCATCGTGGTGGTGTTCTTCACTGTCATTGTGCAG GGCCTCACCATCAAACCCCTGGTGACCTGGCTGAAGGTGAAGCGCAGTGACCACCACAAACCCACGCTGAACGAGGAGCTGCATGAGCAC GCCTTTGACCACATCCTGGCAGCGGTGGAGGACATCGTAGGGCACCATGGCTACCACTACTGGCGGGACAA GTGGGAGCAGTTTGACAAGAAATATCTGAGCCAGCTCCTGATGCGGAAATCTGCCTACAGGCTGCGGGATGAGATCTGGGATGTTTACTACAAGCTGAACATCCGTGATGCTATCAGCTTTGTCGATCAG GGTGGCCACGTGCACTCGGCTGCCAAGCTGGCACTGCCTTCCATGCCCAGCCGCACATCCATGTCAGAGTCGTCAGTCACAAACCTCCT GAGGGAGAGTGGGAGTGGCGCGTGCCTGGACCTGCAGGTGATCGACACGGTGCGGAGCCGCCGGGACAAGGAGGACGCTGCCATGCACCACGTGCTGCGAGGGAGCCTCTACAAGCCCCGCCGGAGG TACAAGGCCAGCTACAGCCGTCACTTCATCTCTCCAGATAAACAAGAGCGCCAAGATAAAGAAATCTTCCGGCAGAACATGAAGAGGCGTCTGGAGACCTTCAAGTCCACAAAGCACAATGTCTGCTCCTCCAAgagcaaggccaggctgaaggaaaaaggcaggaaaaag aagaacaTCTCTCTGACCAAAGAGGCACCCAATGGGAAGACACACAGAAATGTCCCCTGGCAGGATGCAG ctcctgtcctgGTGATGGTCAgctcagaggaggaggagagcgaTAGCTCAGAGACAGAGAAGGAGGATGATGAGGGGATTGTGTTCGTCGCTCGAGCCACTGATGAGGTCCTGCAGGGAAAGACAACTCCTG gcagcctggatgtctgccccagcccctgcatCATCCCTCCATCACCAACCTTGGCAGAGAAGGAGCTGCCATGGAAAGGAGACCAGGCTGATCTGGCTGTTTATGTCTCCTCGGAGACCACCAAAATAGTGCCAGTGGATATGCAGAAGGCGTGGAACCAAAGCATCTCCTCCCTGGAGAGCATCGCTTCCCCCCCAGGCATCGAGAGTGGACCTCAGCACAGGAGACTCGCATGCCCTGTGCTGGAGGAGCAACCCCAGTCTGCAAGCCCGGCGattccagagcagagctcttGCTTCCAGTTCCCCAGCCATGTCTCCAAGAGCGGCCGGTCACAGAGTGACAGCAGCCCGGATGgtcctgagcagcaggagctgcagcctttgATGGCCaaagaggagcagggcaggatgcCACccactgcagagcccaggtggcTGATGTTCAACAGAGCAAGCCACCTCTGA
- the SLC9A5 gene encoding sodium/hydrogen exchanger 5 isoform X5, whose translation MDFLLFGSLISAVDPVAVLAVFEEVHVNETLFIIVFGESLLNDAVTVVLYKVFNSFVELGPAHIHATDYVKGVASFFLVSLGGTAVGLLFAFLLALITRFTKRVRIIEPLFVFLLAYVAYLAAEMVSLSAILAVTFCGICCKKYVEANISQKSRTTVKYTMKTLASSSETIIFMFLGISAVDTSKWTWDTALVLGTLFFILLFRAVGQSVPLCVVLQTYVLNRFRLIPLDKIDQVVMSYGGLRGAVAFALVILLDREKVKAKDYFVATTIVVVFFTVIVQGLTIKPLVTWLKVKRSDHHKPTLNEELHEHAFDHILAAVEDIVGHHGYHYWRDKWEQFDKKYLSQLLMRKSAYRLRDEIWDVYYKLNIRDAISFVDQGGHVHSAAKLALPSMPSRTSMSESSVTNLLRESGSGACLDLQVIDTVRSRRDKEDAAMHHVLRGSLYKPRRRYKASYSRHFISPDKQERQDKEIFRQNMKRRLETFKSTKHNVCSSKSKARLKEKGRKKKNISLTKEAPNGKTHRNVPWQDAAPVLVMVSSEEEESDSSETEKEDDEGIVFVARATDEVLQGKTTPGSLDVCPSPCIIPPSPTLAEKELPWKGDQADLAVYVSSETTKIVPVDMQKAWNQSISSLESIASPPGIESGPQHRRLACPVLEEQPQSASPAIPEQSSCFQFPSHVSKSGRSQSDSSPDGPEQQELQPLMAKEEQGRMPPTAEPRWLMFNRASHL comes from the exons ATGGATTTCCTGCTCTTTGGCAGCCTGATTTCAGCTGTGGACCCTGTGGCAGTCCTGGCTGTCTTCGAAGAGGTCCATGTTAATGAGACCCTCTTCATCATTGTGTTTGGCGAGTCTCTCCTGAATGATGCTGTCACCGTG GTGCTGTACAAGGTCTTCAACTCTTTTGTGGAGCTGGGCCCAGCACACATCCACGCCACAGACTACGTGAAGGGGGTAG ccTCCTTCTTCCTGGTGAGCCTGGGGGGCACAGCCGTGGGGCTGCTCTTCGCCTTCCTGCTGGCCCTGATCACGCGGTTCACCAAGCGCGTGCGCATCATTGAGCCACTCTTTGTCTTCCTCCTGGCCTACGTCGCATACCTTGCTGCCGAGATGGTCTCGCTCTCTGCCATCCTGGC aGTCACCTTCTGTGGGATCTGCTGCAAGAAGTACGTGGAAGCCAACATCTCCCAGAAATCCCGCACCACTGTCAAGTACACCATGAAGACACTGGCCAGCAGCTCAGAGACCATCATCTTCATGTTTCTGGGCATCTCAGCTGTGGACACCTCCAAGTGGACATGGGACACGGCACTGGTGCTGGGCACCCTGTTCTTTAtcctgctcttcagagctgTGGGTCAGTCTGTCCCGCTGT GTGTTGTCCTCCAGACCTACGTGCTCAACCGCTTCCGTCTGATCCCCCTGGACAAGATCGACCAGGTGGTCATGTCATATGGTGGGCTCCGTGGGGCCGTGGCCTTCGCCCTGGTCATCCTGCTGGACAGGGAAAAGGTGAAAGCCAAGGACTACTTTGTGGCAACGACCATCGTGGTGGTGTTCTTCACTGTCATTGTGCAG GGCCTCACCATCAAACCCCTGGTGACCTGGCTGAAGGTGAAGCGCAGTGACCACCACAAACCCACGCTGAACGAGGAGCTGCATGAGCAC GCCTTTGACCACATCCTGGCAGCGGTGGAGGACATCGTAGGGCACCATGGCTACCACTACTGGCGGGACAA GTGGGAGCAGTTTGACAAGAAATATCTGAGCCAGCTCCTGATGCGGAAATCTGCCTACAGGCTGCGGGATGAGATCTGGGATGTTTACTACAAGCTGAACATCCGTGATGCTATCAGCTTTGTCGATCAG GGTGGCCACGTGCACTCGGCTGCCAAGCTGGCACTGCCTTCCATGCCCAGCCGCACATCCATGTCAGAGTCGTCAGTCACAAACCTCCT GAGGGAGAGTGGGAGTGGCGCGTGCCTGGACCTGCAGGTGATCGACACGGTGCGGAGCCGCCGGGACAAGGAGGACGCTGCCATGCACCACGTGCTGCGAGGGAGCCTCTACAAGCCCCGCCGGAGG TACAAGGCCAGCTACAGCCGTCACTTCATCTCTCCAGATAAACAAGAGCGCCAAGATAAAGAAATCTTCCGGCAGAACATGAAGAGGCGTCTGGAGACCTTCAAGTCCACAAAGCACAATGTCTGCTCCTCCAAgagcaaggccaggctgaaggaaaaaggcaggaaaaag aagaacaTCTCTCTGACCAAAGAGGCACCCAATGGGAAGACACACAGAAATGTCCCCTGGCAGGATGCAG ctcctgtcctgGTGATGGTCAgctcagaggaggaggagagcgaTAGCTCAGAGACAGAGAAGGAGGATGATGAGGGGATTGTGTTCGTCGCTCGAGCCACTGATGAGGTCCTGCAGGGAAAGACAACTCCTG gcagcctggatgtctgccccagcccctgcatCATCCCTCCATCACCAACCTTGGCAGAGAAGGAGCTGCCATGGAAAGGAGACCAGGCTGATCTGGCTGTTTATGTCTCCTCGGAGACCACCAAAATAGTGCCAGTGGATATGCAGAAGGCGTGGAACCAAAGCATCTCCTCCCTGGAGAGCATCGCTTCCCCCCCAGGCATCGAGAGTGGACCTCAGCACAGGAGACTCGCATGCCCTGTGCTGGAGGAGCAACCCCAGTCTGCAAGCCCGGCGattccagagcagagctcttGCTTCCAGTTCCCCAGCCATGTCTCCAAGAGCGGCCGGTCACAGAGTGACAGCAGCCCGGATGgtcctgagcagcaggagctgcagcctttgATGGCCaaagaggagcagggcaggatgcCACccactgcagagcccaggtggcTGATGTTCAACAGAGCAAGCCACCTCTGA